One part of the Rutidosis leptorrhynchoides isolate AG116_Rl617_1_P2 chromosome 1, CSIRO_AGI_Rlap_v1, whole genome shotgun sequence genome encodes these proteins:
- the LOC139885117 gene encoding RING-H2 finger protein ATL13-like, whose protein sequence is MDRKILLSPYENTYFFNQPPPPPPPPPPFQATTSHLNSNVSPSVLLIIIILAIIFFIAGLLHLLVRFLVKPSNRDPDEFDNVTALQGQLQQLFTLHDSGVDQSFIDSLPVFTYKSIIGAKNPFDCAVCLCEFESDDNLRLLPKCSHAFHMSCIDTWLLSHSTCPLCRSNLLLDYSPNTCCSPFVLVLESGESSRDIVNEPIMQRANSHISIDEELEFSNPNSGQNEVKEDENKEKVVTVKLGKFKNLDVGGNVCENFDEKNKIDGRRCFSMGSFEYVMDDNSSLQVPIRAQIKKQYYKKSNLPIMPGHRAAMSECGDDSRRSFRGIEALTNVGWSMRRESFSVSKICLRGKKEKPNSTVAAAVEPPSTTGMFSLQFLLRQNVNADESKVYEVGCDDQEIQSCQNVDAQVALAPNQQSFAKRILLWLMGRQKNKVVHSNLSTNV, encoded by the coding sequence ATGGACAGAAAAATCCTTCTTTCTCCATATGAAAATACTTATTTTTTCAATCAGCCACcaccgccgccgccgccgccgccgccttTTCAAGCCACCACCTCACATTTAAACAGCAACGTGAGTCCAAGTGTTTTGTTAATCATCATAATTCttgccattattttcttcattgctGGATTACTTCATCTTCTTGTTAGGTTTCTTGTAAAACCATCAAACAGAGACCCAGATGAATTTGATAATGTGACTGCACTTCAAGGTCAATTACAACAACTATTCACCCTTCATGATTCTGGTGTTGACCAATCTTTCATTGACTCACTTCCTGTTTTCACCTATAAATCAATAATTGGTGCTAAAAATCCCTTTGATTGTGCTGTTTGTTTGTGTGAATTTGAAAGTGATGATAATCTTAGACTATTGCCTAAATGTAGTCATGCTTTTCATATGAGTTGTATTGACACGTGGCTTTTGTCTCATTCTACTTGCCCTCTTTGTAGAAGCAATTTGCTTTTAGATTACTCTCCAAACACTTGTTGTTCACCATTTGTGCTTGTTCTTGAATCTGGTGAGAGTTCTAGAGATATTGTGAATGAGCCCATTATGCAAAGGGCAAATTCACATATTAGTATTGATGAGGAACTTGAATTTAGTAATCCGAATTCGGGCCAAAACGAGGTTAAAGAAGACGAAAATAAGGAGAAAGTAGTTACAGTTAAACTTGGGAAGTTTAAAAATTTGGATGTTGGTGGTAATGTTTGTGAAAATTTTGATGAAAAAAATAAAATTGATGGTAGGAGGTGTTTTTCAATGGGTTCTTTTGAATATGTAATGGATGATAATTCATCATTACAAGTACCAATTAGGGCTCAAATCAAGAAACAGTATTACAAGAAGTCAAATCTTCCAATCATGCCTGGTCATAGGGCGGCAATGTCGGAATGTGGTGACGATTCGAGACGATCTTTTAGAGGAATCGAGGCGTTGACAAATGTGGGCTGGAGTATGAGGCGGGAGAGTTTTTCGGTGTCCAAGATTTGCCTTAGAGGGAAGAAAGAAAAGCCTAATTCAACGGTGGCGGCCGCCGTTGAGCCGCCATCAACCACCGGGATGTTCTCCTTACAGTTTTTACTTCGCCAGAATGTAAACGCAGACGAGTCAAAGGTTTATGAGGTGGGTTGTGATGATCAAGAAATACAGAGTTGTCAAAATGTTGATGCACAAGTAGCATTAGCACCAAATCAACAATCATTTGCAAAAAGGATCCTGCTTTGGCTTATGGGCAGGCAGAAAAACAAGGTGGTTCATTCAAACCTATCCACAAATGTTTGA